From Solwaraspora sp. WMMD1047, the proteins below share one genomic window:
- a CDS encoding DUF2637 domain-containing protein produces the protein MLAIGGAAGAASFTHVRDVAAAHGQPGWLAWADAIVLELMSIASGLELRRRKRARVSTVFPATVLACAVTLSLAAQVVEAEPSPIGWIAAAVPALGFLVMVKIALGYADTTTASAQPDADAPTDQPADQSTTANPAQSGRDYDSRSPRPAADRALRAPTVHDTSNDNDHKGPDRPRTGGPVHRHRSGRRGPSTHPTEELLAIARRFQDHLAAEGRPLTRAALAAALRSTGHTVSNTRASQLLKILKAEPLSASSSRDEAAGWPVSYSAPPTTPAPAAAALASQQLQPQSGDPTP, from the coding sequence ATGCTCGCTATCGGCGGGGCGGCTGGTGCGGCCAGCTTCACACACGTCCGCGACGTTGCTGCCGCTCACGGCCAGCCGGGTTGGTTGGCCTGGGCGGACGCGATCGTGTTGGAGCTGATGTCCATCGCCTCCGGATTGGAACTCCGCCGCCGGAAACGCGCTCGCGTTTCGACGGTGTTCCCGGCGACGGTGCTGGCCTGCGCGGTGACGCTGTCTCTCGCGGCGCAGGTGGTGGAGGCCGAACCCTCACCGATCGGCTGGATCGCCGCGGCCGTGCCCGCGCTCGGCTTCCTTGTCATGGTCAAGATCGCCCTCGGCTATGCCGACACCACAACCGCGTCCGCGCAACCAGATGCCGACGCGCCGACCGACCAGCCGGCGGACCAGTCCACCACCGCCAACCCGGCCCAGTCTGGCCGGGACTACGACAGCCGGTCCCCACGACCGGCTGCGGACCGGGCCCTGCGCGCACCGACCGTCCACGACACCAGCAACGACAACGATCACAAAGGCCCGGACCGTCCTCGTACTGGTGGACCGGTCCACCGACACCGGTCGGGACGGCGCGGACCGTCCACCCACCCCACCGAGGAGTTGCTCGCCATCGCCAGACGCTTCCAAGACCACCTCGCCGCTGAAGGCCGGCCGCTGACCCGGGCTGCCCTGGCCGCCGCGCTGCGCTCCACCGGACACACCGTGTCCAACACCAGAGCATCGCAGCTGCTGAAGATCCTCAAAGCTGAACCGCTCTCGGCGTCTTCGTCTCGTGACGAGGCCGCCGGGTGGCCGGTCAGTTACAGCGCACCACCGACAACGCCGGCACCCGCCGCTGCCGCACTCGCTTCTCAACAGCTTCAACCGCAGTCAGGAGACCCAACACCATGA